A single uncultured Fretibacterium sp. DNA region contains:
- a CDS encoding nicotinate phosphoribosyltransferase, whose translation MTQFEPRNISMMMDLYEMTMANGYFGGGSADGPATFDVFYRRNPDGGGFAIFAGLEQVLDYLENIHFERADIDYLRSLDIYEERFLEWLEDYRFRGTVTAMPEGSVMYPNEPILTVCASLIDAQLVETAILNQINHQSLIATKTHRIVQAAQGRAVADFGARRAHNVDAAVYGARAAYIGGAASTATLLAGQIFGIPVSGTMAHSWVMYHDDEYTAFKQFAELYPDNSVLLVDTYDVFKSGIPNAIRVAREVLIPMGKRLKGIRLDSGDLAYLSKAARRMLDEAGLTDCKIVASSSLDEFTIRSILEQGGCIDAFGVGERLITARSDPVFGAVYKLVAVNKGKACYPKIKVSETFEKITNPGKKQVWRVYDGQGHAVSDLITLAEETPDFSGDYPYVNPQRPWRTFVYSGCTARRMHELVMEDGRRVKPSPPLEEIRAYVKRQLETEIWPEEQRFENPHRHYLDMSPAYYRMKMELLSRAQNGTL comes from the coding sequence ATGACGCAGTTTGAACCGCGCAATATCTCCATGATGATGGACCTGTACGAGATGACCATGGCCAACGGGTACTTCGGCGGCGGGAGCGCCGACGGACCGGCTACGTTTGACGTGTTCTACCGGAGGAACCCCGATGGGGGCGGCTTCGCCATCTTCGCGGGCCTGGAGCAGGTGCTCGATTACCTGGAGAATATTCATTTCGAAAGGGCGGACATCGATTACCTGCGCTCGCTCGATATCTACGAGGAGAGGTTCTTGGAATGGCTGGAGGATTACCGCTTCCGCGGAACCGTGACGGCCATGCCGGAGGGCAGCGTCATGTACCCCAACGAGCCGATCCTCACGGTGTGCGCGTCGCTGATCGACGCGCAGCTGGTGGAGACGGCTATCCTGAACCAGATAAACCATCAGTCCCTGATCGCCACGAAGACCCACCGGATCGTGCAGGCCGCGCAGGGGCGGGCCGTGGCGGACTTCGGCGCAAGACGCGCCCATAACGTGGATGCCGCCGTCTACGGCGCCAGGGCGGCGTACATCGGCGGGGCCGCCAGCACCGCCACGCTGCTGGCGGGACAGATATTCGGCATCCCCGTCAGCGGGACGATGGCCCACAGCTGGGTCATGTATCACGACGACGAGTACACTGCGTTCAAGCAGTTTGCGGAGCTCTATCCGGACAACTCGGTCCTGCTCGTGGACACCTACGACGTCTTCAAGTCGGGCATCCCCAACGCGATCCGGGTCGCCCGGGAGGTCCTCATCCCCATGGGAAAGCGTTTGAAGGGCATCCGTCTGGATTCCGGCGACCTGGCCTACCTCTCGAAGGCCGCCCGCAGGATGCTGGACGAGGCCGGTCTGACGGATTGCAAGATCGTCGCTTCCAGTAGCTTGGACGAGTTCACTATCCGCTCCATACTGGAGCAGGGGGGCTGCATCGACGCCTTCGGCGTCGGGGAGCGGTTGATTACGGCGCGGAGCGATCCCGTCTTTGGGGCGGTCTATAAGCTGGTGGCCGTGAACAAGGGCAAGGCCTGCTACCCCAAGATAAAGGTCTCTGAGACTTTCGAAAAGATAACCAACCCCGGGAAGAAACAGGTGTGGCGCGTCTATGACGGCCAAGGCCACGCCGTCTCCGACCTGATCACCTTGGCGGAGGAGACTCCCGACTTCAGCGGGGATTATCCTTACGTCAATCCGCAGAGGCCGTGGAGGACCTTCGTCTACTCCGGCTGTACGGCCCGAAGGATGCATGAGCTGGTCATGGAGGACGGAAGGAGGGTGAAACCCTCCCCCCCGCTGGAGGAGATCCGGGCCTACGTAAAACGTCAGCTCGAGACGGAGATATGGCCGGAGGAGCAGCGCTTCGAGAACCCGCACAGGCATTATCTCGACATGAGCCCGGCCTACTATCGGATGAAGATGGAGCTTCTGAGCAGGGCGCAGAACGGGACGCTCTGA
- a CDS encoding Rrf2 family transcriptional regulator, giving the protein MLGSVIAISEAVSLGVHGMGLLAASGRRLNARDMAQTLGVSEAHLTKVFQRLARAGLVRSVRGVGGGFELKLAPSRISLMAIYKAIDGVPDPSAALCSCCAQCPFRDCIFDSVLENSARRFLDYLSGTTLDAVFLKLDKRERPSPHPGLPKGQEQLSA; this is encoded by the coding sequence GTGCTGGGCAGCGTTATCGCCATATCGGAGGCCGTCTCGCTCGGCGTGCACGGCATGGGCCTTCTGGCCGCGTCGGGACGCCGACTCAACGCCCGGGACATGGCCCAGACCCTGGGGGTCTCCGAGGCTCATCTGACGAAGGTCTTTCAGAGGCTGGCCCGCGCGGGGCTGGTACGCTCCGTGCGGGGGGTGGGGGGCGGTTTCGAACTGAAGCTCGCGCCCTCCCGGATATCGCTCATGGCGATCTATAAGGCGATCGACGGCGTCCCCGATCCTTCGGCGGCGCTGTGCTCGTGCTGCGCGCAGTGCCCTTTCCGGGACTGCATCTTCGATAGCGTCTTGGAGAACTCGGCGCGACGTTTTTTGGACTATCTCTCCGGTACGACACTGGACGCGGTGTTTTTGAAGCTCGATAAAAGAGAGCGTCCCTCTCCGCATCCGGGGCTCCCGAAGGGGCAGGAACAACTGTCCGCCTGA
- a CDS encoding ACT domain-containing protein: MTNSIIESIRLDRGCARIILLGVPDLPGVAARVFSALAERNVGVEMIVQNNMRGGMTDMTFLIRKDRLDDAIPVCRTAAEAIKAQGVSFNTEVASLSIQGQELSSTPEVTARMFATLASVNVNIEMITSSAFAVTCVVDATAVERAVAALQRAFDVEAIL; the protein is encoded by the coding sequence ATGACGAATTCAATTATCGAGAGCATCCGGCTCGACCGTGGCTGCGCGCGCATCATCCTACTGGGCGTCCCCGACCTGCCGGGGGTCGCGGCCAGAGTATTCTCTGCCCTGGCCGAGAGGAACGTGGGCGTGGAGATGATCGTCCAGAACAACATGCGCGGCGGGATGACGGACATGACCTTTCTGATCCGCAAGGACCGTCTGGACGACGCCATCCCCGTCTGCCGGACGGCCGCCGAGGCGATCAAGGCCCAGGGGGTCTCCTTCAACACGGAGGTGGCCAGCCTCTCCATCCAGGGACAGGAGCTCTCCTCGACCCCGGAGGTCACGGCCAGGATGTTCGCCACCCTGGCGTCCGTGAACGTGAACATCGAGATGATCACGTCGAGCGCCTTCGCGGTCACCTGCGTCGTCGATGCGACCGCCGTGGAGCGGGCCGTCGCGGCGCTGCAGAGGGCCTTCGACGTCGAGGCCATCCTTTAG
- the thrB gene encoding homoserine kinase encodes MMDRGKEPLLSLRVPATSANLGSGFDTLGMALSLYNVFNVRELLPEGRFTCDVIGEGAYELSDAGSNMVVESYLRACTEWGVPPRGLALECHNVIPLCRGLGSSSTAVVAGVLLADTVSGRRTNEAELLRVMTLIEGHPDNVVPCCLGGMTVCCWDGENLRYVKLPPLPDDMHVVAAVPDVRVRTHDARQVLPELVRFGDAVFNLGRASLLCAAWATGRWDLLSWGMDDRLHQPYRSSLFPGGRDILDHIRGLPGCVAVAISGSGPTMVALVRGAPGTVASAMCRTFSEHDVPSQFFVLRGSSVGTAIENRL; translated from the coding sequence ATGATGGATCGGGGAAAAGAACCGCTTCTCTCCCTGCGCGTCCCCGCGACGAGCGCCAACCTGGGCTCCGGTTTCGACACGCTGGGCATGGCGCTCTCCCTCTACAACGTCTTCAACGTCCGCGAGCTGCTGCCGGAGGGACGCTTCACCTGCGACGTCATCGGGGAGGGCGCTTACGAGCTGTCCGACGCCGGCTCCAACATGGTGGTGGAGAGCTACCTTCGAGCCTGTACGGAATGGGGCGTCCCCCCTCGGGGCCTGGCCCTGGAGTGCCATAACGTCATCCCGCTCTGCCGGGGCCTGGGCAGCTCCTCCACCGCCGTCGTGGCGGGCGTGCTCTTGGCCGACACCGTGTCCGGACGACGGACGAATGAGGCGGAGCTCCTGCGCGTTATGACGCTCATCGAGGGGCACCCCGACAACGTGGTCCCCTGCTGCCTCGGGGGTATGACGGTCTGCTGCTGGGATGGGGAGAACCTGCGCTACGTGAAGCTGCCGCCCCTTCCCGACGACATGCACGTGGTCGCGGCGGTCCCGGACGTGCGGGTCCGCACCCACGACGCCCGGCAGGTGCTGCCCGAGCTCGTCCGATTTGGGGACGCCGTGTTCAACCTGGGACGCGCCTCCCTGCTCTGCGCCGCCTGGGCGACAGGGCGTTGGGACCTTCTTTCCTGGGGCATGGACGACCGCCTGCACCAGCCCTACCGAAGCTCCCTCTTTCCCGGCGGCAGGGACATCCTGGACCATATCCGCGGCCTTCCCGGCTGCGTCGCCGTCGCCATCAGCGGCTCCGGCCCCACGATGGTCGCGCTGGTCCGGGGCGCGCCCGGCACGGTCGCCTCCGCGATGTGCCGCACCTTCTCCGAGCACGACGTGCCCTCCCAGTTCTTCGTCCTGCGGGGCTCGTCCGTCGGGACAGCAATCGAGAACCGCCTTTGA
- the thrC gene encoding threonine synthase: MGILARYAALLPVTPATPPVNLEEGSTPLIALPRIGEKLGITLYGKFEGCNPSGSFKDRGMVLAVAKALEEGKRALICASTGNTSASAAAYAASVGIPCFVLLPAGKVALGKLAQALMYGARVIAVRGNFDRALELARTAADKSGCAMVNSVNPYRLIGQRTGAWEICETLGGAPDWHSIPVGNAGNISAYWAGYGEYVRLGRISRAPRMMGFQAAGAAPLVTGLPCPDPETVATAIRIGNPVSASLARAAVSESGGAFYAVSDEEILEAQRILASEGGVFAEPASCAPLAGLLALKRADRLPAGITAVMVLTGNGLKDPDTALSQTGRPIEIGDSLEELMGVLSADASGS, from the coding sequence TTGGGTATTCTGGCTCGTTACGCCGCCCTGCTTCCGGTGACGCCGGCAACGCCGCCCGTCAACCTGGAGGAGGGCTCTACGCCGCTCATCGCCCTGCCGCGCATCGGCGAAAAGCTCGGCATCACGCTTTACGGCAAGTTCGAGGGCTGCAACCCCTCGGGCTCCTTCAAGGACAGGGGGATGGTTCTGGCCGTCGCCAAGGCCCTGGAGGAGGGCAAGCGCGCCCTCATCTGTGCCTCGACGGGCAACACCTCCGCCTCGGCGGCGGCCTACGCGGCCTCCGTCGGCATCCCCTGCTTCGTCCTGCTCCCGGCGGGCAAGGTCGCCCTGGGCAAGCTGGCCCAGGCATTGATGTACGGGGCCAGGGTCATCGCCGTGCGCGGCAACTTCGACCGCGCACTGGAACTGGCCCGCACGGCCGCGGACAAAAGCGGCTGCGCGATGGTGAACTCCGTCAACCCCTACCGCCTCATCGGCCAGCGCACCGGCGCGTGGGAGATCTGCGAGACCCTGGGAGGAGCGCCGGACTGGCACTCCATTCCCGTGGGGAACGCGGGGAACATCAGCGCCTATTGGGCGGGGTACGGGGAGTACGTCAGGTTGGGCCGAATCTCCAGGGCCCCCCGTATGATGGGTTTCCAGGCCGCGGGCGCCGCTCCGCTCGTCACGGGGCTCCCCTGCCCGGATCCCGAGACGGTCGCCACGGCCATACGCATCGGCAACCCCGTCAGCGCCTCCCTTGCCCGCGCGGCGGTCTCGGAGTCCGGCGGCGCGTTCTACGCGGTCTCCGACGAGGAGATCCTGGAGGCTCAGAGGATTCTGGCATCCGAGGGTGGCGTCTTCGCCGAGCCCGCGTCCTGCGCGCCCCTCGCCGGGCTTCTCGCCCTAAAGCGTGCGGACCGTCTTCCGGCGGGTATCACGGCGGTCATGGTGCTGACGGGCAACGGCCTGAAGGACCCCGACACCGCGCTGTCCCAGACGGGCCGGCCCATCGAGATCGGCGACTCGCTGGAGGAGCTGATGGGCGTCCTGAGCGCTGACGCCTCCGGATCATGA
- a CDS encoding BCCT family transporter: MEQRKSGIAELLNQNIVYAVSVFIILAIVLWGFLLPQSFETFAKVLFSSLTMYFGWGYMLSMNIFVLFCIFIGFSRFSKVRLGPQDSRPEYSNFSWFAMLFSAGMGVGLVFYGAAEPLTYFYSVPFGVEPGSVQAARDAMRVSFFHWGLHPWAGYVVIAMPLAYYQFRRNAPGLISTIFIPLVGEERVRGIFGKCVDIFAIFATVAGITTSLGLGTLQLNSGLNALFGVPKNMSVQILLIALLALGYMTSALLGLERGIKNLSNINIFLCFLLMLGLFVVGPSLPIVNSLMTGVGDYFSNLCNESFMMAPYGGPYEAHLKNWTLYYWAWWIAWAPFVGSFIARVSRGRTIREFILGCLFIPALGSFTWFAIFGTSALHLELVQGVKIANDIIKDVSVGAFELYRHYPLGTIMSYIMLILISTFFVTSADSGTFVLGMYSTQGILNPPRTRTAIWGILMGALAVVLLITGGLQNLQTISLTAAPPFAVIMLCSCTALYKGLCDEERKGEI, encoded by the coding sequence ATGGAACAGCGCAAAAGCGGCATCGCAGAGCTTCTCAATCAAAATATCGTTTATGCCGTCTCCGTGTTCATTATCCTTGCGATTGTCCTGTGGGGGTTTTTGCTGCCTCAATCCTTTGAGACGTTTGCAAAAGTTCTGTTCAGCAGCCTGACGATGTATTTTGGCTGGGGCTATATGCTGTCCATGAACATTTTCGTCCTCTTCTGCATCTTTATCGGCTTCAGCCGTTTCTCCAAAGTTCGCCTGGGGCCCCAGGACTCCAGGCCCGAATACTCCAACTTCTCGTGGTTTGCCATGCTTTTCTCGGCCGGCATGGGGGTAGGGCTGGTCTTCTACGGCGCCGCGGAACCGCTGACCTATTTTTATTCCGTCCCCTTCGGTGTGGAGCCTGGATCCGTCCAGGCGGCGCGCGACGCCATGCGGGTCAGCTTCTTTCACTGGGGTCTGCACCCCTGGGCGGGCTATGTGGTCATCGCCATGCCGCTGGCCTACTACCAATTTCGCCGTAACGCTCCCGGCCTGATCAGCACGATCTTTATCCCCCTCGTAGGGGAGGAACGGGTCCGCGGAATCTTCGGCAAGTGCGTGGATATTTTTGCGATCTTCGCTACCGTCGCCGGCATTACCACCTCTCTGGGGCTGGGGACCTTGCAGCTCAACAGCGGCCTCAACGCCCTGTTCGGCGTCCCCAAGAACATGTCCGTTCAAATCCTCCTGATAGCCCTTTTGGCCCTCGGCTACATGACATCGGCACTCCTCGGCCTCGAAAGGGGAATCAAAAACCTTTCCAATATCAACATCTTCCTCTGCTTCCTGCTGATGCTGGGACTCTTCGTCGTCGGTCCCTCCCTTCCGATCGTGAATTCCCTGATGACGGGGGTCGGCGATTATTTCTCCAATCTCTGCAACGAGAGTTTCATGATGGCCCCCTACGGGGGTCCTTATGAGGCGCACCTGAAGAACTGGACCCTCTACTATTGGGCCTGGTGGATCGCCTGGGCGCCCTTCGTCGGCTCCTTCATCGCCCGGGTTTCCAGAGGCCGCACCATCCGTGAGTTCATCCTGGGCTGTCTCTTTATCCCTGCGCTCGGCAGCTTCACGTGGTTCGCCATCTTCGGAACGTCCGCGCTGCACCTCGAGCTGGTCCAGGGGGTAAAGATCGCCAACGACATCATCAAAGACGTCTCCGTCGGCGCGTTCGAGCTCTACAGACATTATCCGTTGGGGACGATCATGTCCTACATCATGCTGATCCTCATCAGCACATTTTTTGTGACCTCGGCGGATTCCGGAACCTTCGTCCTGGGCATGTACTCCACGCAGGGGATCCTCAACCCGCCGAGGACCCGTACCGCCATCTGGGGAATCCTGATGGGTGCTCTGGCCGTTGTCCTGCTCATCACGGGAGGCTTGCAGAACCTCCAGACCATCTCGTTGACCGCTGCACCTCCCTTTGCGGTGATTATGCTCTGTTCCTGCACCGCTCTTTACAAGGGGCTCTGCGACGAGGAGAGAAAAGGCGAGATTTAA
- a CDS encoding glycine/betaine/sarcosine/D-proline family reductase selenoprotein B has protein sequence MKAIHYINQFFGQVGGEDAADAKPVFHDQLIGCSVMLDGMMPDIEVTNTIVCGDNYVTNHTKEALQEILAWLDTREFDIFFAGPAFMAGRYGVGCGLVCKAVAEKYGVPVITSMNEENPGVEEYKAVSYIFKGGRKATFMKDDLTLMANFAQKIARGEPLLPAAQEGYFPRGVRAEIPQPDGRMAADRVIDMLVKKLNGEPFQTELVIPKMERIPPAAPVVDLSKATIALVSSSGVVPVDNPDHIQSASAQKWGKYDISKLDSLPEGVFKTIHAGFDPAAMCAVPDRGIPVDAMRWFEKQGKIGKLYDYFYVTVGTGTTQAFAAKFGREIAQELHNAKVDAVVLTSTUGTCTRCGATMAREIERTGIPVVVMCNLIDVARTVGANRMVQTVSVPYPLGDPELSKEAEWQLRTSRVGAALDALATPVETPTVFPSRF, from the coding sequence ATGAAGGCAATTCACTATATCAACCAGTTCTTCGGTCAGGTCGGCGGCGAGGACGCCGCGGACGCCAAACCGGTCTTCCACGATCAGCTCATCGGCTGCTCCGTGATGCTGGACGGCATGATGCCGGACATCGAGGTCACCAACACCATCGTCTGCGGCGATAACTACGTCACCAACCACACCAAGGAGGCCCTGCAGGAGATCCTGGCCTGGCTCGACACCAGGGAGTTCGACATCTTCTTCGCCGGCCCCGCGTTCATGGCCGGGCGCTACGGCGTGGGCTGCGGTCTGGTCTGCAAGGCCGTGGCCGAGAAGTACGGCGTGCCGGTCATCACCTCGATGAACGAGGAGAACCCCGGAGTCGAGGAATACAAGGCCGTCTCCTACATTTTCAAGGGCGGCCGCAAGGCGACCTTCATGAAGGACGACCTCACCCTGATGGCCAACTTCGCCCAGAAGATCGCCAGGGGCGAACCCCTGCTGCCCGCGGCGCAGGAGGGCTACTTCCCGCGCGGCGTCCGCGCCGAGATCCCGCAGCCCGACGGCCGCATGGCCGCCGACCGCGTCATCGACATGCTGGTGAAGAAGCTGAACGGAGAGCCCTTCCAGACGGAGCTCGTCATCCCCAAGATGGAGAGGATCCCGCCCGCGGCGCCCGTCGTCGACCTGAGCAAGGCCACCATCGCGCTGGTCTCCTCGAGCGGCGTCGTCCCGGTAGACAACCCCGACCACATCCAGAGCGCCTCCGCCCAGAAGTGGGGCAAGTACGACATCTCGAAGCTCGACTCCCTGCCCGAGGGCGTGTTCAAGACCATCCACGCCGGGTTCGACCCCGCGGCCATGTGCGCGGTGCCGGACCGCGGCATCCCGGTCGACGCGATGCGCTGGTTCGAGAAGCAGGGCAAGATCGGTAAGCTCTACGACTACTTCTACGTCACCGTCGGCACGGGCACGACCCAGGCCTTCGCCGCCAAGTTCGGCAGGGAGATAGCCCAGGAGCTGCACAACGCCAAGGTCGACGCCGTGGTCCTCACCTCGACCTGAGGCACCTGCACGCGTTGCGGTGCAACGATGGCAAGGGAAATTGAGCGCACGGGCATCCCAGTGGTCGTGATGTGCAACCTCATCGACGTCGCCAGGACGGTGGGCGCGAACCGCATGGTCCAGACCGTCTCCGTCCCCTATCCCCTCGGGGACCCGGAGCTGAGCAAGGAGGCCGAGTGGCAGCTGCGCACCAGCCGCGTCGGCGCAGCCTTGGACGCCCTCGCCACGCCGGTGGAGACCCCCACGGTGTTTCCCTCCAGGTTTTAA
- a CDS encoding glycine/sarcosine/betaine reductase component B subunit: MRLEIGAFHVKDIKFGDKTGYSNGILTVNKEEILKVVKEDEHITTADLRIVHPGDEVVLCPVKEALEMRCKVSGGHGIFPGVLSEMEIAGSGRTHCLQDCSLLVVGEHAGGFQDGLIAMGGQYQHHTIFGDMPNLVLVADTDEEFERREQQKKNHALRWAGMRLAEYVGQCVKDLEPENLEVYDLPAIPDRSDAVKALPGVLYVLQPQTQMEAMGYNTLIYGWDGNHILPTLMHPNELLDGCMVSGSFMPSSSKISTYEFAVNPMLKRLYAEHGKSINFLGVLMSTLNVKMDEKVRCVKMAGEIAVNLGAKGAVVVEEGYGNPDVDYTAMLVELERLGIKTVGLSDECTGRDGASQPLVSMNPATDALVTTGNVSQMYTFPRMEVIGELEALARDGNSGGWEGCIDPDGSFVMENNGMFCANHISGYSRRTCADF, encoded by the coding sequence ATGAGACTTGAGATTGGAGCCTTCCACGTCAAGGACATCAAGTTCGGCGACAAGACGGGCTACAGCAATGGGATCCTCACCGTCAACAAGGAGGAGATCCTGAAGGTCGTGAAGGAGGACGAGCACATCACGACCGCGGATCTCCGCATCGTGCACCCCGGCGACGAGGTCGTGCTCTGCCCCGTCAAGGAAGCGCTCGAGATGCGCTGCAAGGTCTCCGGCGGACACGGGATCTTCCCCGGGGTCCTGTCCGAGATGGAAATAGCCGGCTCCGGCCGCACGCACTGCCTGCAGGACTGCTCGCTACTCGTCGTGGGCGAGCACGCTGGTGGATTTCAGGACGGCCTGATCGCCATGGGCGGACAGTATCAGCACCACACCATCTTCGGGGACATGCCGAACCTCGTCCTGGTCGCGGACACGGACGAGGAGTTCGAGCGCAGGGAGCAGCAGAAGAAGAACCATGCGCTCCGCTGGGCGGGCATGAGGCTGGCCGAGTACGTCGGCCAGTGCGTCAAGGACCTCGAGCCCGAGAATCTCGAGGTCTATGACCTGCCCGCCATCCCCGACCGCAGCGACGCCGTCAAGGCCCTTCCCGGCGTGCTCTACGTGCTCCAGCCCCAGACCCAGATGGAGGCCATGGGCTACAACACCCTGATCTACGGCTGGGACGGCAACCACATCCTGCCCACCCTGATGCACCCCAACGAGCTGCTCGACGGCTGCATGGTGTCCGGCAGCTTCATGCCCTCGTCCTCGAAGATCTCGACCTACGAGTTCGCCGTCAACCCGATGCTCAAGAGGCTCTACGCCGAGCACGGCAAGTCGATCAACTTCCTGGGCGTCCTGATGTCCACGCTGAACGTCAAGATGGACGAGAAGGTGCGCTGCGTCAAGATGGCGGGAGAGATTGCGGTCAACCTCGGCGCGAAGGGCGCGGTCGTCGTGGAGGAGGGCTACGGCAACCCCGACGTGGACTACACCGCCATGCTGGTGGAGCTCGAGAGGCTGGGGATCAAGACGGTCGGGCTCTCCGACGAGTGCACGGGCCGCGACGGCGCGTCCCAGCCTCTGGTGTCCATGAACCCCGCCACCGACGCCCTGGTCACCACCGGAAACGTCTCCCAGATGTACACGTTCCCCAGGATGGAGGTCATCGGCGAGCTGGAGGCCCTGGCCCGCGACGGCAACAGCGGAGGCTGGGAGGGCTGCATCGATCCCGACGGCTCCTTCGTCATGGAGAACAACGGGATGTTCTGCGCCAACCACATCAGCGGCTACTCCAGAAGAACCTGCGCCGACTTTTAA
- a CDS encoding J domain-containing protein: MDEMKAFAVLGVPPDSPFTDVQKAYCRLCRLYGVENDPSPEAAMRYREVGTAYAVLKGKFEGKSDIPTQRDLGVWVSHGSSRADAMADLIFFEARREKEEKRRRRIRFLGALCGSLLLPILSGSGTYLLFGLLSIPATYLFCSFLEQNNILSQRGTDEAFFSLPCLSWFLWHLFVSFDAYRGDESLLLVVKLIGRQTHFLIIAYFLRLWLRRG, from the coding sequence ATGGATGAGATGAAGGCCTTTGCCGTTCTGGGGGTACCCCCGGACTCGCCGTTTACCGACGTCCAGAAGGCCTATTGTCGTTTGTGCCGTCTGTACGGTGTTGAAAACGACCCATCCCCGGAGGCCGCGATGAGGTATCGGGAGGTGGGCACGGCCTACGCGGTCCTGAAGGGGAAATTCGAGGGCAAGTCGGATATCCCGACGCAACGGGACCTTGGCGTTTGGGTGTCGCACGGGAGCTCTCGGGCCGACGCCATGGCGGACTTGATCTTCTTCGAGGCGAGGCGTGAAAAGGAGGAAAAGCGCCGCCGCAGGATCCGTTTCCTGGGGGCCCTATGCGGTTCCCTGCTGCTTCCGATCCTCAGCGGAAGCGGAACGTATCTTCTGTTCGGGCTCCTTTCGATCCCCGCGACCTACCTGTTTTGCTCCTTTCTGGAGCAAAACAACATCCTCTCCCAAAGGGGAACGGACGAGGCCTTCTTCTCCCTGCCCTGTCTGAGCTGGTTCCTGTGGCATCTCTTCGTCTCTTTTGATGCCTACCGCGGCGACGAATCCCTTCTCCTTGTTGTCAAGCTCATCGGCAGACAGACACATTTTCTTATCATCGCTTATTTTCTGCGTTTATGGCTCCGAAGAGGCTGA
- a CDS encoding response regulator transcription factor, with protein MSIRVLLADDHDLFLEGLKELILKAPGIELAGQARDGLEALERTALMEPDIVLMDMTMPRLNGIQTTRQIAEKFPGVRVLVLSMHSDRELIVESLKAGARGYILKECTSDELYTAIRAVMAGQYYLTPSVLPALIEDYLRLLQAEAKSSTSPLSDREQDVLKLLVKGLNAKQIAARLDISKNTVDTHRRRIMDKVGCNSMAELTRYAIREGYLDLS; from the coding sequence ATGAGCATCCGCGTGCTCCTCGCCGACGACCACGATCTGTTCCTGGAGGGGCTGAAGGAGCTGATCCTCAAGGCGCCGGGCATCGAGCTGGCCGGCCAGGCCCGGGACGGGCTGGAGGCCCTGGAGCGGACGGCCCTGATGGAACCGGACATCGTCCTGATGGACATGACCATGCCGCGCCTCAACGGGATACAAACGACCCGCCAGATTGCCGAAAAATTTCCCGGGGTCAGGGTGCTGGTTCTGTCCATGCACAGCGATCGCGAGCTCATCGTGGAGAGCCTCAAGGCGGGAGCCCGAGGTTATATCCTCAAGGAATGCACCTCCGACGAGCTCTACACGGCCATCCGCGCCGTTATGGCCGGACAATACTACCTGACCCCGTCCGTGCTGCCCGCGCTGATCGAGGACTACCTGCGCCTGCTGCAGGCGGAGGCGAAGTCGTCCACCTCTCCCCTGTCGGACCGCGAACAGGACGTCCTGAAGCTCCTCGTCAAGGGGCTGAACGCCAAGCAGATCGCCGCGCGGCTCGACATCAGCAAGAACACCGTCGACACGCACCGGCGCCGCATCATGGACAAGGTGGGCTGCAACAGCATGGCCGAGCTGACCCGCTACGCTATTCGCGAGGGGTACCTGGACCTGAGCTAA